Proteins found in one Brevibacillus brevis genomic segment:
- a CDS encoding glycosyltransferase family 2 protein, with the protein MNPTFTVVIPTYNRAKFIRKAIKSVLNQTSKDWKLLIIDDASTDRTRSKIEKYMYHPNIMYHRMEQNSGIGKVMNQALSMVDTPYLVQLDSDDWLPKRTLAVLKKYIHKSKKSTALFYGNMNIWKVRRGKYTKSIKVKHKTFHNKYQFLKYNRWMVSPRCYRVEALHQVGGWDTSDRYEGRIMEDRRIILRLIEKYRVRYINQTLYNRTKHKGQLTDSKMKFRRNYLRKKTFKFYLKRWGKKYKAIYGYKNGYLVIRRLKKVRRRRR; encoded by the coding sequence ATGAATCCGACCTTTACTGTAGTCATTCCGACATACAATCGCGCCAAGTTTATTCGCAAAGCCATCAAAAGTGTCTTGAATCAGACCTCAAAAGATTGGAAGCTGCTGATCATTGACGATGCGTCCACCGATCGCACCAGAAGTAAAATTGAAAAATATATGTACCACCCAAACATTATGTATCATCGAATGGAACAAAATTCTGGAATCGGCAAAGTCATGAATCAGGCATTGTCAATGGTGGATACCCCATATCTCGTACAACTCGACTCCGATGACTGGTTACCGAAACGAACGCTGGCCGTACTCAAAAAGTACATTCACAAAAGCAAGAAAAGCACAGCTCTCTTCTACGGAAACATGAACATCTGGAAAGTTAGGCGCGGAAAATATACCAAGTCGATTAAGGTGAAGCACAAGACATTTCATAACAAATACCAGTTTCTGAAATACAATCGCTGGATGGTTTCTCCACGTTGCTATCGTGTTGAAGCCCTACATCAAGTGGGTGGTTGGGATACCTCGGATCGATACGAGGGAAGGATTATGGAGGATCGGCGAATCATTTTGCGATTAATTGAAAAGTATCGGGTGAGGTACATCAACCAAACCCTTTACAACCGGACGAAGCATAAAGGTCAGCTCACGGATAGCAAGATGAAGTTTCGCCGTAATTATTTGCGAAAAAAAACATTCAAATTTTATCTGAAAAGGTGGGGCAAGAAGTACAAGGCCATTTATGGTTACAAGAACGGTTATTTAGTCATTAGAAGGCTCAAGAAAGTGAGGCGTCGGAGGCGATGA
- a CDS encoding NAD-dependent epimerase/dehydratase family protein has protein sequence MKKALVTGCAGFIGSHLTQRLLNDGVTVIGIDGFIDNYDVAAKLRNLAEIGKHPAFTFHSTTLQTGRWDIWLENVDAVFHLAALPGVRNSWGKSFADYVSHNILATQELLEACLQRPKPPVIVVSSSSSVYGTMQGTVTNENAPLRPVSPYGVTKEAMEQICSVYVKAYGLPVSMLRYFTVYGPRQRPDMAFHRFFRQMLKGEQVIVYGDGQQSRDFTYVTDAVEANLLAAQHAVPGDIFNVGGDREIKLIDVLSIMGTLMNLTPRITYQNGPAGDSLRTCADIQFAQQRLGYKPKVTLEEGLRHQLAEIRSQSKG, from the coding sequence ATGAAGAAAGCTCTTGTCACCGGCTGTGCAGGTTTTATTGGGTCTCATTTGACGCAGCGATTGTTGAACGATGGCGTGACAGTCATCGGGATCGACGGATTCATCGATAACTACGATGTAGCTGCGAAACTGCGTAATCTGGCCGAAATAGGAAAGCACCCCGCCTTCACCTTCCACTCCACAACGCTTCAGACCGGGCGTTGGGACATTTGGCTCGAGAACGTCGATGCTGTTTTCCATCTCGCTGCCTTGCCAGGTGTGAGAAACAGCTGGGGAAAATCCTTTGCTGATTATGTTAGCCATAATATTTTGGCCACACAAGAATTGCTGGAGGCGTGTTTGCAAAGACCGAAGCCACCTGTCATCGTGGTCTCGTCTTCCTCTTCGGTATACGGAACGATGCAAGGGACAGTAACCAATGAAAATGCGCCTCTTCGCCCAGTTTCCCCCTATGGGGTGACCAAGGAAGCGATGGAGCAAATTTGCTCGGTTTATGTAAAAGCTTATGGACTCCCGGTTAGCATGCTTCGCTACTTTACGGTATATGGTCCCAGACAGCGTCCAGATATGGCTTTTCATCGTTTCTTTCGTCAAATGCTGAAAGGCGAGCAGGTCATCGTCTATGGTGATGGACAGCAATCACGAGACTTTACGTATGTAACAGACGCGGTAGAGGCGAACCTGCTTGCTGCACAGCATGCAGTTCCTGGTGACATTTTTAATGTGGGTGGAGATCGGGAAATCAAGCTCATCGATGTGCTGTCCATCATGGGCACGTTAATGAATCTGACTCCTCGCATTACGTATCAAAATGGGCCGGCAGGTGACTCCTTACGAACCTGTGCAGATATCCAATTTGCCCAACAACGCTTGGGATACAAACCAAAAGTGACGCTAGAAGAGGGCCTTCGCCATCAATTAGCAGAGATTCGTTCGCAATCAAAGGGGTAA
- a CDS encoding glycosyltransferase, whose amino-acid sequence MHRVLVYRRKFLPKSETFIYEQLLGHQVVKPVVLTRQRAFNRKQFPYSPVYVRKHMAGLSTWLRQKKIKCLHARFGPAGLELLPYAQKSKLPLITSFHGFDATKRVKENPVYRRSLMRLFRKGQAFTVVSNHMRKRLIHLGCPPSKITLIRSGIDLRKFPMLPPQPVENGEYRLLSVGRLTEKKGMDTLIKAFTHVHKKHPKAKLIIVGDGEEKKKLKRLIKKNRLGTQVVLKGALPHREVQRELAKCHLFIIACKTARNGNQEGIPNVIMEAMASGRPVISTYHAGIPELVENKVTGYLVPEKSPTALGKMINRVLSESHEWAQITAEARLKVEKNHDIHKQRMKLEELYLRVSKK is encoded by the coding sequence ATGCATCGGGTCCTCGTTTATCGCAGAAAGTTTCTTCCCAAAAGCGAAACATTTATTTACGAGCAATTGCTTGGACATCAAGTGGTCAAACCCGTGGTGTTGACCCGACAGCGAGCCTTTAACCGAAAACAATTTCCTTATTCGCCGGTCTATGTGCGCAAGCATATGGCCGGCCTCTCCACTTGGCTGCGACAAAAGAAAATTAAATGCCTGCACGCCCGTTTTGGTCCTGCTGGATTAGAATTGCTTCCTTATGCACAAAAAAGCAAGCTCCCCCTGATCACTTCCTTTCACGGCTTTGATGCGACTAAGCGCGTAAAAGAAAATCCAGTGTACAGGAGGTCCCTTATGCGTCTCTTTCGAAAGGGCCAGGCGTTTACAGTCGTCAGCAATCACATGAGAAAGCGCTTGATTCATCTGGGCTGTCCCCCGTCCAAAATTACCCTTATCCGCTCAGGAATTGATTTGCGCAAATTTCCCATGCTGCCGCCTCAGCCCGTGGAAAATGGGGAGTACCGTTTACTTAGCGTAGGAAGACTAACTGAAAAAAAGGGGATGGATACGCTTATCAAGGCGTTTACTCACGTGCATAAAAAACATCCCAAGGCAAAGCTGATCATCGTCGGTGATGGAGAAGAAAAAAAGAAGCTCAAACGACTGATCAAGAAAAACAGGTTAGGCACACAAGTCGTGCTCAAAGGAGCTCTGCCACATCGTGAAGTCCAGCGTGAACTGGCCAAGTGCCATTTGTTCATCATCGCATGCAAGACCGCGAGAAATGGCAACCAAGAGGGAATTCCCAATGTCATCATGGAAGCGATGGCTAGCGGACGCCCTGTCATTTCCACCTATCACGCGGGGATTCCGGAGCTGGTCGAAAACAAAGTGACGGGATATCTGGTGCCGGAGAAATCACCGACTGCGCTTGGGAAAATGATAAACCGAGTACTATCAGAAAGTCACGAGTGGGCACAGATCACGGCAGAGGCTCGACTGAAAGTAGAAAAAAACCATGATATCCATAAGCAACGGATGAAGCTAGAAGAGCTCTATTTGCGTGTGTCAAAAAAATGA
- a CDS encoding UDP-glucose dehydrogenase family protein, producing the protein MKVAVIGTGYVGLTTAVSLAMNGHQVTGIDLVASKVDKLRQGISPIYEPGLDEALKKVLDNGALTFYTDLAEAKDAEILFICVGTPEAADGTADLTYLLGAVSDIEKVHSLAPQERIVVIKSTVPVGTGEKVAGMLAGCQGISVASNPEFLREGSALLDALEPSRIVIGIDNSQAADRMEELYNGVKAPRVVTTRANAELIKYASNAFLATRISFMNELARLSTALGTDIVTIARGMGLDSRIGPQFLRAGVGYGGSCFPKDTIALLQLAAEHNIQLSILDKVREVNNTQPAWFLEQLCLQLPDLKGKQIAVLGLTFKPDTDDIREAPSLKLIEALLQKGASVKAFDPIGASGVSKQFPQITYSQSATEACEGAHAALLVTEWEQCVQLDWKQVHQSMALPILVDGRNAWPNQEVKEAGFHYIGVGRS; encoded by the coding sequence ATGAAAGTTGCCGTTATTGGGACCGGCTACGTAGGTTTGACAACTGCTGTTTCCCTTGCCATGAACGGTCATCAGGTGACTGGTATTGACCTCGTTGCATCCAAAGTAGACAAATTGCGCCAAGGGATATCGCCGATTTACGAGCCGGGCTTGGATGAGGCATTGAAAAAAGTACTGGATAATGGCGCGCTCACTTTTTATACAGATCTGGCAGAGGCAAAGGATGCAGAGATTTTGTTCATTTGTGTAGGGACACCTGAAGCAGCAGACGGCACAGCCGATTTAACCTATTTACTCGGGGCAGTTTCTGACATTGAAAAGGTACATTCGCTCGCACCGCAAGAACGCATCGTGGTAATCAAGAGTACCGTACCAGTCGGAACAGGGGAAAAAGTAGCGGGGATGCTGGCTGGCTGCCAAGGGATATCTGTTGCATCCAACCCGGAGTTTTTACGGGAAGGGAGTGCATTGTTGGACGCATTGGAGCCTTCGAGAATTGTCATTGGCATAGATAATTCACAGGCAGCGGATCGCATGGAGGAACTGTACAACGGTGTGAAGGCACCGCGAGTAGTCACGACCAGAGCAAACGCGGAGCTGATCAAATACGCTTCAAATGCATTTTTGGCCACGCGAATCTCCTTCATGAATGAGCTAGCACGATTAAGTACTGCGCTGGGAACGGATATCGTGACGATCGCGAGAGGAATGGGACTGGACAGCCGAATCGGTCCGCAATTTTTACGGGCCGGAGTAGGCTATGGCGGCTCCTGTTTTCCGAAGGATACGATTGCGCTATTGCAGCTAGCAGCTGAGCACAATATTCAATTAAGCATTTTGGATAAAGTGCGAGAGGTGAATAATACGCAGCCTGCCTGGTTTTTGGAACAGTTGTGCTTGCAACTCCCTGATCTGAAAGGGAAACAAATTGCCGTTCTGGGGTTGACGTTTAAACCGGATACGGATGACATCCGCGAAGCGCCATCGCTCAAATTGATAGAAGCACTTCTGCAAAAAGGTGCTTCCGTGAAGGCGTTCGATCCGATTGGAGCATCTGGTGTCAGTAAGCAGTTTCCACAGATCACGTATTCGCAATCCGCGACAGAAGCATGCGAAGGAGCACACGCCGCATTATTGGTCACAGAATGGGAACAGTGTGTCCAGCTGGATTGGAAACAGGTTCACCAAAGCATGGCGCTGCCGATCTTGGTAGACGGTCGAAATGCCTGGCCGAACCAGGAGGTAAAGGAAGCAGGCTTTCATTATATCGGAGTAGGAAGAAGCTGA
- the pepF gene encoding oligoendopeptidase F — MDDLTISSYMNNEGVITVNKSKTLPKRSDVPAEYKWRLEDMYPTDNDWEADVQKVKQLTEKIAAMKGSLATSGKQLLAVLTLQDELLKTLDQVYVYARMRRDEDNANSKYQGLTDRATSLSTQVYGSISYIQPEILAIPTEDLQTWIKEVEGLEHYRILLEEITRFKPHTLSAEEEALLANMSELASSPSKIFGMLNNADMKFPMITDENGEEVELTKGRYTQFMESKDRRVRKEAFEALYSTYGKFRNTIAASLTSAIKGDVFYARTRKYPSALYAALFADNVELPVYDNLIATIHEHLPLMHRYIALRKKLLGVDELHMYDLYVPIVPETDMKIPYDQAVSTIKEALHPLGEEYGRILEEGFSNGWIDVHENEGKTSGAYSWGAYTSHPFVLMNYQDNVNNMFTLAHEMGHALHSYYSNHAQPYTYADYKIFVAEVASTLNEALLMNHLLETTTDKKQRMYLINHYLEQFRGTVFRQTMFAEFEKIVHAKEEQGEPLTAESLSTIYRELNVAYHGPDMVVDSEVDLEWARIPHFYRGFYVYKYATGFSAATSLSKQILEEGQPAVDRYLQFLKGGSSDYPLNLLKGAGVDMTSPTPIAEALSVFKELLEELEQLVEQ, encoded by the coding sequence ATGGATGATTTGACCATTTCATCTTACATGAATAACGAGGGAGTGATCACGGTGAATAAAAGCAAAACACTGCCGAAACGCAGTGACGTCCCCGCTGAATACAAATGGCGTCTTGAGGACATGTATCCCACGGATAATGATTGGGAAGCGGACGTTCAAAAAGTAAAACAGCTCACAGAAAAAATCGCAGCAATGAAAGGCTCTCTGGCTACTTCCGGTAAACAGTTGCTGGCCGTGTTGACTCTGCAAGATGAATTGTTGAAGACGCTTGACCAAGTGTACGTCTATGCACGTATGCGCCGTGACGAAGACAATGCGAATAGCAAGTATCAAGGGCTAACCGACAGAGCGACCAGCCTGAGCACGCAAGTATACGGTTCCATTTCGTACATACAGCCGGAGATTTTGGCGATTCCGACGGAAGACTTGCAAACGTGGATCAAAGAAGTAGAGGGTCTTGAGCACTACCGCATTTTGTTGGAAGAGATTACTCGCTTCAAGCCACATACGTTGTCCGCCGAGGAAGAAGCATTGCTGGCAAACATGAGTGAGCTTGCGTCCTCGCCTTCTAAAATTTTTGGGATGCTCAACAACGCTGACATGAAATTTCCGATGATCACCGATGAAAACGGCGAGGAAGTCGAGCTGACCAAGGGACGCTATACGCAGTTCATGGAAAGCAAAGACCGACGCGTGCGCAAAGAAGCATTCGAAGCGTTGTACAGTACGTATGGCAAGTTCCGCAATACGATCGCAGCCTCGCTGACATCTGCCATCAAAGGGGATGTTTTCTACGCGCGGACGAGAAAATATCCGTCTGCCCTGTACGCAGCCTTGTTTGCCGACAATGTGGAGCTCCCTGTGTACGATAACCTGATTGCAACGATCCACGAGCATCTTCCGCTTATGCACCGTTACATTGCCTTGCGCAAAAAATTATTGGGTGTAGATGAATTGCACATGTACGATTTGTACGTGCCGATTGTACCTGAGACGGACATGAAAATCCCGTATGACCAAGCTGTCTCAACGATCAAAGAAGCACTTCATCCACTGGGTGAGGAGTACGGTCGCATTTTGGAAGAGGGCTTTTCCAACGGTTGGATCGATGTGCATGAAAACGAAGGGAAGACAAGCGGAGCTTACTCATGGGGCGCTTATACGTCGCATCCGTTTGTCCTCATGAACTATCAGGACAACGTCAACAACATGTTTACGCTCGCCCATGAGATGGGGCATGCTTTGCATAGCTACTATTCCAATCACGCACAGCCTTACACGTATGCTGATTACAAGATTTTCGTAGCAGAAGTAGCCTCCACATTGAATGAAGCACTTCTGATGAATCATTTGCTCGAGACGACGACAGACAAGAAACAACGTATGTACCTGATCAATCACTATCTGGAGCAGTTCCGTGGCACCGTATTCCGTCAAACCATGTTTGCTGAGTTTGAGAAAATTGTGCACGCAAAAGAAGAGCAGGGAGAGCCGCTGACAGCCGAATCTCTCAGTACGATTTACCGTGAGCTCAATGTTGCCTATCACGGTCCAGATATGGTCGTAGACAGCGAAGTTGATTTGGAATGGGCACGGATACCTCATTTCTATCGCGGATTCTATGTGTATAAGTACGCGACTGGCTTCTCGGCCGCGACGTCTCTTTCGAAGCAGATTTTGGAGGAAGGTCAGCCAGCCGTGGATCGTTATTTGCAGTTCCTCAAGGGCGGCAGCTCGGATTATCCGCTCAATCTGCTCAAGGGCGCCGGAGTAGATATGACGTCGCCAACACCAATTGCAGAAGCATTGAGTGTCTTCAAGGAATTGCTCGAAGAACTGGAACAGCTGGTCGAACAATAA
- a CDS encoding efflux RND transporter periplasmic adaptor subunit, which produces MKKRASIILASVMLVAAGCSAPAPEAPQQTEAKAKVVEVVKVQKATKPVMLAVTGMVEAKRDAVLSFGTGGTISAISATKGAKIAQGQLLATLDTRYHQKEIAAAQGQVEEAAARKIKTLKGATTEALEQKRLQVKSAQDSLDKAKQDLATSEKLFAGGAISQNEINASKRAFTQAEITLRDAQLSLNELQKGAEPEDVMVANASIKAAAGGVDRAKKSLDDAKIQAPFAGTVVDVRLQRGEQASPGQEIIRIVDLSDVKVTLDVSNELIGQFREKTKVQALSDDGKKSEGTIAFISPVVNKDTGKYRVEITIPNADGYWRGGMAATIEVPRQVNGFLVPLESVGVSQTDHYVMAVENGLTVRKPVKTGQMVGDSIEIVSGVKEGDQLLSSGITFYVEGQKVEAKGE; this is translated from the coding sequence GTGAAAAAACGGGCATCCATTATTCTGGCTTCGGTCATGTTGGTCGCTGCTGGTTGTTCAGCACCAGCACCAGAGGCACCGCAGCAGACAGAGGCAAAGGCGAAGGTAGTAGAGGTTGTAAAGGTACAAAAGGCAACAAAGCCAGTGATGCTCGCAGTCACAGGGATGGTGGAAGCCAAGCGTGACGCGGTACTGTCATTTGGTACAGGCGGAACAATCTCAGCGATCTCCGCGACCAAAGGAGCAAAAATCGCGCAGGGTCAGTTATTGGCCACATTGGATACGCGTTACCACCAAAAAGAAATTGCAGCGGCACAGGGGCAGGTAGAGGAAGCAGCAGCGCGTAAAATCAAGACGTTAAAAGGTGCGACAACAGAAGCACTTGAACAGAAACGTTTGCAAGTAAAAAGTGCGCAAGACAGCCTGGATAAAGCAAAGCAGGATCTCGCAACAAGTGAGAAGCTGTTTGCCGGTGGAGCCATTTCGCAAAACGAAATAAATGCAAGTAAACGGGCTTTTACGCAAGCAGAGATTACACTGCGTGACGCTCAGCTATCTCTAAATGAGCTACAAAAAGGAGCAGAGCCAGAAGATGTCATGGTCGCCAACGCATCGATTAAAGCTGCTGCAGGCGGTGTAGACCGTGCGAAGAAGAGCTTGGATGATGCTAAAATTCAGGCGCCATTTGCGGGAACAGTCGTGGATGTAAGGCTGCAAAGGGGAGAGCAGGCTTCTCCAGGTCAAGAAATTATTCGTATTGTCGATTTGTCTGACGTAAAAGTAACCTTGGATGTCTCCAATGAATTGATCGGTCAATTCCGTGAGAAAACGAAGGTGCAGGCTTTGTCGGACGATGGTAAGAAAAGTGAAGGAACCATTGCATTTATATCTCCAGTTGTGAACAAGGATACAGGGAAGTACCGCGTCGAGATCACGATTCCGAATGCAGATGGTTACTGGCGTGGAGGAATGGCCGCGACAATTGAGGTACCGCGCCAAGTGAATGGCTTCCTCGTGCCGCTGGAAAGTGTCGGCGTGAGTCAAACCGACCATTACGTGATGGCAGTCGAGAATGGGCTGACTGTAAGAAAACCAGTGAAAACCGGTCAAATGGTCGGAGACTCTATCGAAATCGTATCTGGAGTGAAAGAAGGCGACCAGCTCCTTAGCAGTGGAATTACATTCTACGTCGAAGGGCAAAAAGTAGAGGCGAAGGGAGAATAG
- a CDS encoding efflux RND transporter permease subunit: protein MNKMILFLLKRQLIVYLFTFLLVIAGLGSLFSFNIELVPKTNFPDIFVRISGGSLPPEEMEEKITKKVEQELKSINDIKKYSSSTSAGHVSINISANEGKGEQVKQDVQNAVNRLRNGFPKAIDSVEVNQSSFGGEQMIDYALVGADPKTMLSLAKTSIKDRIEEIEGVKEVSVSDRSFENKIAISLLPERLNAYQTNPAAVISQLQDTNWKQGIGTLENKGFDTVVMIDNSYQNAEEMRALSIDTPKGAVSLDQLADIEDLRGKVKDQVALTNSSVFVHLSVTRSDGYDLITTQAKVEEVVRELNAEANGKYTIKVMFEGASFIKHAVSNLSRDVMIGGALAIIILFVFLRNWRVTLVIATTLPLSALMTFIAMKIGGYNIDMISLLSLSLSVGLIVDAAIVVLESIYHYREKGEELKQAIVKGTREVLTPVFTSQLTIIIVFLPLVLADFEDWLKPILGTIAFTVSAAIIASTIAAFFFVPVFSNRFLQKDKHVSLEGEGKEHFIIRTFSGLLQIAIRHRVKTILLAILMLVGSAFLTPMMKTGQGINPNENIIFANIDMPIGSTLEKTQKAAVAGEDALRKIPEINDVFFFASKESAELFISLIPKTERTRDKEALNEDINNILNGLPGIETVSMSYGQQGGSAPIQLEIFGDDMEQMSKIATDLEGMLSTISGVGNIRNDFKEGKEKVTLLPKEEALARLNVDHRSLLQQLSVLIGSQQITSITQDGIEVNVVAKMPDNWLKHPDQLKNVMVSAKNGAAVPLVDLVEMTYSKSPVTIQHKKGERIITVSAELQGGDLAGVGREIGEKLPGVVIPAGYKVEIAGKLKEQSTNMTQAIFVFVGVLALIYVVMVAQFGRLSQPFIIMLTIPMALVGVVLGFVLTQRTFGEMAMIGIIMLVGIVVSNAILLIDRINLLRKRGMDTAEAIIQGTKERIRPVIMTKLTAILGMLPMGLAMAEGSDLEAPLATAVIAGLIFHTIVTLVLVPVLYSLFEGAKEKRLARKAVRQAKREAKREAKQNKDKNVPPTEV from the coding sequence ATGAACAAGATGATTCTCTTTTTGCTTAAGAGACAACTGATTGTCTATTTGTTTACTTTTTTGCTCGTCATTGCCGGACTGGGGTCCTTGTTTAGCTTTAATATTGAATTGGTACCGAAAACGAACTTCCCGGACATTTTTGTTCGGATATCGGGTGGGTCACTTCCTCCTGAAGAGATGGAAGAGAAAATAACGAAAAAAGTAGAACAAGAGCTAAAATCGATTAATGATATTAAAAAATATTCTTCTTCAACGAGTGCTGGGCACGTAAGTATCAATATTTCTGCGAACGAAGGAAAAGGCGAGCAAGTCAAGCAAGATGTGCAAAATGCCGTTAACCGCCTTCGCAATGGGTTCCCGAAAGCCATTGATTCCGTAGAAGTCAACCAGAGCAGCTTTGGTGGCGAACAGATGATTGACTATGCTCTCGTAGGTGCTGATCCGAAGACGATGCTGAGTCTGGCCAAAACATCGATCAAGGACCGCATTGAGGAAATCGAGGGAGTCAAGGAAGTATCGGTTTCTGACCGAAGCTTCGAAAATAAAATTGCCATTTCTCTGTTGCCTGAGCGATTGAATGCATATCAAACCAATCCTGCAGCAGTCATCTCGCAACTGCAGGATACGAACTGGAAACAAGGGATTGGGACGCTGGAGAACAAAGGTTTTGACACAGTAGTCATGATCGACAATTCGTACCAAAACGCGGAGGAAATGAGAGCTCTGTCGATCGATACGCCGAAGGGGGCGGTTTCCCTAGATCAGCTCGCAGACATTGAAGACCTGCGTGGAAAAGTGAAGGATCAAGTAGCGCTTACAAACAGCTCCGTTTTTGTTCATTTGAGCGTTACACGATCGGATGGTTATGATTTGATTACCACGCAAGCGAAGGTAGAAGAGGTTGTTCGCGAATTAAATGCAGAAGCGAATGGCAAATATACCATCAAAGTCATGTTTGAAGGAGCTTCCTTCATTAAGCATGCGGTTTCCAACCTCAGTCGTGATGTGATGATCGGTGGAGCGCTTGCGATTATCATCCTGTTCGTTTTCCTTCGTAACTGGAGGGTTACTCTCGTTATTGCAACGACGCTGCCACTCTCTGCTTTGATGACATTTATCGCGATGAAAATCGGCGGGTACAACATTGACATGATCAGCTTGTTGTCCTTGAGCTTATCCGTCGGATTGATTGTTGACGCCGCGATTGTGGTGCTGGAGAGTATTTATCACTATCGAGAGAAAGGCGAGGAGCTCAAACAGGCGATTGTAAAAGGAACGAGAGAAGTACTGACGCCTGTGTTTACTTCGCAGCTTACGATTATTATCGTTTTCTTGCCGCTCGTCCTTGCAGATTTTGAAGACTGGCTCAAACCGATTTTGGGAACAATCGCGTTTACCGTGTCTGCCGCCATTATCGCTTCAACAATCGCCGCATTCTTTTTTGTTCCCGTATTCTCCAATCGCTTCTTGCAAAAGGATAAGCACGTTTCGCTAGAAGGTGAAGGGAAAGAACACTTTATCATCCGTACGTTCAGCGGACTTTTGCAAATTGCGATTAGACATCGCGTCAAAACGATTTTACTGGCGATTTTGATGCTAGTCGGATCAGCATTCCTTACGCCAATGATGAAAACTGGCCAAGGGATCAATCCAAATGAAAATATCATTTTTGCCAATATTGACATGCCGATTGGGTCTACACTGGAAAAAACACAAAAAGCAGCTGTAGCCGGGGAAGATGCGCTGCGGAAAATCCCCGAAATTAACGATGTATTCTTCTTTGCTTCCAAGGAAAGTGCAGAGTTATTCATTTCCTTGATTCCGAAAACAGAAAGAACAAGGGATAAGGAAGCTTTGAATGAAGATATCAACAATATTTTGAATGGCTTGCCAGGAATTGAAACGGTCTCTATGTCTTACGGACAACAGGGTGGCAGTGCGCCGATCCAATTGGAAATCTTCGGGGACGACATGGAGCAGATGAGCAAGATCGCTACCGATCTGGAAGGAATGCTTTCTACCATCTCCGGTGTCGGCAACATTCGCAACGACTTTAAAGAAGGCAAGGAAAAGGTCACGTTATTGCCAAAAGAAGAAGCTCTCGCAAGGCTGAATGTAGATCATCGTTCGCTGTTACAACAATTGAGCGTGCTGATTGGCAGCCAACAAATTACTTCTATCACGCAGGACGGAATCGAAGTGAACGTAGTGGCTAAAATGCCTGATAACTGGCTGAAGCACCCGGATCAACTTAAAAACGTCATGGTGAGTGCGAAAAATGGTGCAGCAGTGCCTTTGGTTGATTTGGTAGAGATGACCTATAGCAAATCTCCCGTTACGATTCAGCACAAAAAAGGCGAGCGGATCATCACCGTTTCCGCTGAGCTTCAAGGTGGCGATTTGGCCGGAGTTGGTCGTGAGATCGGAGAGAAGCTCCCAGGTGTAGTCATTCCAGCAGGCTACAAAGTAGAGATCGCCGGAAAATTGAAAGAACAAAGCACGAATATGACACAAGCGATCTTTGTATTCGTTGGTGTACTTGCCTTGATCTATGTCGTCATGGTTGCTCAGTTCGGACGTCTTTCCCAGCCGTTTATCATCATGCTGACCATTCCAATGGCACTGGTCGGTGTCGTGTTAGGATTCGTCCTTACACAGCGGACTTTCGGTGAAATGGCGATGATTGGGATTATCATGCTGGTTGGTATCGTCGTTTCCAATGCGATTCTTCTGATCGACCGGATCAACTTGCTCCGCAAGCGTGGAATGGATACAGCCGAAGCCATTATCCAAGGAACCAAAGAACGAATTCGTCCTGTTATCATGACGAAGCTGACGGCGATTCTCGGGATGCTGCCGATGGGACTTGCGATGGCGGAAGGCTCTGATTTGGAGGCACCGCTCGCAACTGCTGTAATCGCTGGCTTGATCTTCCATACCATTGTTACGCTGGTGCTCGTTCCTGTCCTGTACTCCCTGTTTGAGGGGGCGAAGGAAAAAAGACTGGCGCGCAAAGCGGTTCGTCAAGCGAAGCGAGAAGCAAAACGAGAGGCAAAACAAAACAAAGACAAGAACGTACCTCCGACAGAGGTATAG